The Rosa rugosa chromosome 3, drRosRugo1.1, whole genome shotgun sequence sequence CCCCCCAATCAAAAAGTCTCTCTTCAAACCAAATCCACTCCCCGACAATATCTTCCTCTCTCCACATGCAAACCCCACCTCCAAAAATAATTTTTCCTCTTAATTAATTTAAGGGATATCATAAATCAAACATATAACCCATTTTCCATGaccataaaaataaatataggaGATTGGATACCTGACACATCTGACACACATTTTTCTGCATAAATTCTGGTTAAGGAGATCGAGCTAATGGGAAGTGAACAGATGATATTGGAGCATACGAGATGAACAAAATTGgtgtttaaatttatttatttaaaataataTGTCCAAATGGGTCCAAAAAGAGACTTATAGATATGGAAAATATTAAGAGAAGCAGCTTGATaaaaatatacatgaagattcttTTCTTGCTTCCCGATCTTGTCCCTTCTCTTGCTCTAAAATGCCATCCAATCCCCATAACTCTCCCAGCTGGTGTGGGGGGGCATTGATGGAAGTTTAAAGCAGAGTACTTGCATTTGTTGCAGCAGCATCAAAAGTGAAATTGCGATAACAGGAATATGACGAACGGAATTTAATCATTTCATGATTTATTAGGGACTACCAACAATGCCCAAGAGCCTGTGGAGTGATGAAGCCTCTGCTTTGATCTTCTTGAACTGTGGCTCCGGCGAAGAAGAAACCGATGAACCCGCAGCCCAGGAGTCATTTGAGCTTTCAGAACTGAAGTATGCATCAATCACTCCACTTGGGCTCCCTGGGATTTGCGCATGCTTGCGTTTTAGGGGGTTGTTCTTGCAGCCATAATTTGACATCTCAAGGATGAGGGTATAACAGTCATTCACCTTCTCCTGTTTACAATGCAGCACCACTACTTAAGTACTTAATCAAGATCTTAAGCGTTAAAAGGTTTTTTCTTTGAGCACAAAACTttgaaccaaaacaaaaacagaaacataCCTTGCTTATTTTGAGAACCCCCAGAAGTTGGGTTTGGTATTCCACAGCTTTACAAGGCTCAACAAGGTCTATGACCCTCATCATTGTAGCAGTGGCCAAAACAGAAGGGAGATAACCAATGCATCTTGAATCTGATCAAAACCCATCAACAAAAAAAAGTGAATAAAATTAACTAAACGACCCAAAACTCGAAAGTGCatcttacattttctttgttcttatCGAAAGTTCTAAGCTTTGATTAGTAACCGTTATGGAGTTTTGCTTACCCAACACCAGAGACAGAAGCAGACTCTCACAGCGCTTCAGAAACTCCCAATGAAGACTAGTCTTCAATCCAAGCCTTCTTATGATGTGGTCAAGGAAAGAGATTGGAGTCACTGGGTGCATCCTCCATTGAAGAGTTGAGAGCACCAAAAGCTCCATTCTTTGAACCGTTTTGGCCTCGAAAACATACTTGGTGTCCTCCACCTGACCCAGAACAAAACCCAGATATCAGATTTGGGAAATTCAATCAGAAAATGACAATAAAGATTGAATCTTGATGAACAATAATAATGGGTCAAAGActgagactttacttgaaggTCTAGAAGAAGAGGGACTTGGGTCTCTTCCACTTTGGCAGCCAGAGAGATGCAAGCAACAGAGACGAGCTGAACCATCCAGGGCTTGTCTCTCTGGAAATGGACGCTGGAGATGAACCTGTCGAAGTAGTTCACGGCTAGGATTGCAGTGAGAGCTGTGAATCCATAATGGGCATTCACTTTCAGCATCCACTGCACCGCCTCCCGGCGACGCGCCACCAAAACAGCGTCGTTCAGATGGGTTTCCGGCTGCTGCTGTTCtttggagaagagagaaagaagctcTTCATCCTCCCAAAACAGATCTTGCTCCAACAAAAACAGAGGAAACAGAGATgggtttttttgggtttttccaTTAATAATGTCGTCATTATTGTTGCTTATTTCATCGTCATCACCATTGTACACCTCACTCACTTCATCTTCCTCCTCCCATTTCTCTTCTCCACAGAACAAAGCATCATCCAGCAAGAATGAATTGCTTTGCTCATTTTGTGGCTCATTTTGGTTCATTGCCATCTTCTTCTAAGAAGAAGAGGTTTCAATCCTCTTCTCATTATACAAAAGAAAAGCAAACCACCCTCGCacccatttttctctctctaaatttCTTTGGGGGATGCAGAGAGACGAGGctagagagaggaggagaggagagaaagagagaaaagaaaaaggcgagagagagagagagagagagagagagagagagtaggggATTGATTTTAGAGCAGAGTGGGTTTCACGCTTGTCctttgtttatatatattgggTTTTGGAGgaatttctttctttattttctttctcttttcttttcgtgCTTTCGGTGTGTTTCGTTTCGTTTCGTTGGCGGGGAGAAGAAAACTGTAACGGCACACAGACCAAGCCGGACCCCCATGAAAACAACCTCTTATATACAATACAAGTCTCCACAATAAAGAGACACTGTGCTCATTGCTCAGtcaagagggagagagaaagagagaaagagagaaagactATTGTCCTATTGGTGGTAGCAGAAGCCTAgcaatgttttattttcttttcttttttttgtacaCTTTTGGGATTTTTATACTTCCAAACATTTACGTTTTCATTGCTTTTCTTGTTCAAAGGGgtttattaattaatttctgAGGTCATGGTTAAAAAGACAGGAGGAGAAATTAGCTATTCACAAGTCTTGTGTTTTGGACCCCTCTTTGAAATGGTCTTAACAAATCCCCACTATTGAGTATTTTCTAATAGGGTTTGTTGACACTTCGAAATATACATGTCAAACTTGCTTTATACCTTTCTTTTTGCCTCATTGCAAAGAAAAAGTTAAAGGGTATAAACCAGAATACAAGTATTGGCCTTGATTATGATGTAATCTGCTTGTAGTTATCGACATCATTTAGACACTAATTGTGCGCTTACTATATAAATCATATATATAGCTCTTCTGTGGACTAGGGTATAAATGAGTAAAATCTCATATGTAAGAGACTAGTCAGAGTACACATGCATAAGGTAACTACACAATTAGTGTCTAATCATGCCTATGATTACAAAAATTACATTCAATCAATCTTGACTTATGCTTTTTGAAGATATTCAATAATAATCCTCCAAATTTATTGACTAAAAGCTTTTCAAGTTTTTCAACAATGAGTTGTGTACTTGTGTTGTCATCAGAATACAAATAGTGTTCATTGCAACATTTGGAATTCATCCAGAGAAGATTAGTATGGCCACTACATAAAATTTAGGGGTGTGATTTTTATTCTTAACGAACACGCTGAGATATAAAAGAATGAGATATTGTGATACTGCAAATCCCACCTTGCTAATGCATGGGAAGAACTATGATATTTACAGTAAGCCATTAACAATATTGGCATTAAGTTGTTATAATATAACTACAATTTTGTTTCAATGTATATGTTAATGATAATGATCGCCAATAACATTCACATTAAAAATGAAATGACATGCTACCATTGCAGTTCATTAAGGTCGTCAGCACTCAACCAAACATATTAAGGTGAAAATTATACCTTGCGAGTAAGTCATTTATTATTTCCAAGTCATTTATTATTTCTTATCTTTGAATTACTGAACAAAATAACATCACATATTCCTGCTTTTCTTTTTATCTCCCTGTGGTGGTATTTGACTCGATGAAGTTAAAAACTTGGGCATAAAAGAAAGACGTACAGATGAAAAGTGAAGCAAAATCACGAGAGGAAATGTAGAGCAAAACAATAGTAAATGTCCCATTGACAAACCAAACCCACCCCAGTACAAACGAGAAAGAACAAAACAAGATATAACGAAAGAGAACCAGCATTCTCCTCGATCCCACGCGACCCCCTCCGCCTCCTCTCCGGCCATCACCCGACACCAGGAGGAGACCTTTCCCAGGAAGCAAGAGAGAAACCGGATGGGCGCGTCATCACCCATCGCAGAGACAGAGAGTTGTTCGAGGGGTGAGGCTGACTTGTTCTAGGGCTCTGGTGTCTCATTAGAAAGTCGTAAATAATGCCTTCCTCCCTGTCTGTGCGAGccagttttagagagagagagagagagcgagcaCAGAGAGAGACAGACGAAGACAGAAGCCGTAGTCGTACGCTTTTTGCTTTGACGTGCTCCCACAACCCTATAATAAGACTGGACTCGTAGTAGTAGGAGTACTGGTGCGCCTCCCACCACCACCCTGCCACCACCACACATCTTTTGGCGCGCGGTACACTTTTACTTTTCACTTATTATTACTTTACTTTctctttttgaaaattttagtaACCTATGGCATTAGAACTTCTATGGTATTTCGGAACAAATGATGTACTGAATATTGTAATCGATGTCAAATGTTTGGAGAAATTGTAAAATTTTTGTGAATTCTAAAGGTAATACATTGTTACGGATTTGTGATATGATCTTGGGAGTTCCAACTTTCAAGGTTGACTGGCCGTAAGGGTAAATGTTCGTGAATATTATAGTATAATTTCTTATGTGTGAAATTTCATTAACAACGATCAATTCACAGCATGCAGATTAAAAACTCGAGAAAGCGAGAGAATTTTTACTAAAAGAAACATTGAGTAGAGAGAGGGAGACATGAAATCAAAACCCACTCATTTGAGTGAAAAACAGGCAAAAAAACGAAATGAGAAAGAAAGCGTTTGTGGAAATTGAAGAAATTACTCTCAAATTAACGACGCATGAAGTAAGTACCcttaagagcaagtgcaccggtGCTCTTTTGCCCGGGCACCACCTCAGCTTTCCTTGATTTTGACTGGGTATAATGAATATCAAGCTTCCACCGGTGCTTGCTTGACTGGGCAAGCTTTGGCTTTGCATGACCCAGGTCAAAAAAATGGGCAAGCCCATGACTAAACTCTTGCCCAAAGGCATCCGGCTGCCAACTCAAGGAAGAGAGGAACGTGGGTGACATCAGGAAGATGAGGAAAGAGACAGACGCGGCTTAATCCAAGGGTGGAAGACACGGACCAATCCAGAAGCGCCATGTGGCTGACCTGCAGCAGGattttgtcgcgtagcgacatTGAGTGGGCGGCAGGACACTTGTCTCCTCATCGTTGGCTTCTTAAGTGATTTTGACTCCAACGATCCTTTAATCTGGGCCGTTGGTTTCAATTGAAACAGTGATCCAACGGTAATGACCcaatacgaactccgatttttgctatttatagaaaattttcaaaaatttataactaattcatacgaactccgatttttgcattCGACATATGCACGAACACGAACTCTtatcgacgatctctataactttcatgaaggaagttttcccaaattatatatgtgtaaaaagtcgattttcaaTGAACAGTTAAAAATATAAtaatgaacagtcttgaccggtcaagaaaaaaaaagggtgcaaacgtatgtccagtggcagtgaatagtaacttgactggtcgaattattgacttctcgactttgtcttttcttgactacgggtgcacttgctctaatagCGGTAAAAGCAAGGCGTGTATTACAGTATTACTGGATGACTCTTTTTTCACCCCGCCAAATAACTTTAAAATTCTACATTTTCCTGCCCTAGGGAATAGCGCGCAAAAGAAATACAAGGTCCAAAAATACTACTAATGATGTTTGTCACTTTGCAAAGactgctagctagctaggtataAGAGCACTTTCGCTcttttcagaaaatttgaaGGAAGACAGTGAGAAGTGGAACAAGTCCAGATGATAAAAgggtagtagtagtagtagagAAATTAGATTCCAGATATTGAGAAATTCGAATTTTCACTGTAGTAAGCAAGTTTAGTTAGAAGAGAAActatattcttaaaaaaaaagaaaaaaaaaaagaaatggttAGAAGAGAAACTACTGTCAATGTCAATATTTGGGATCACAAGCTTTATATGTGATGGTGATTATTACCGTCATAATCATGCTTACTACTTTCAAGGTCCTGGTTAGTGGTTACCTCAACTCTATCGCTTGCTCATTGACTCCTATTAGCATTTATCAGTTGCAAGTCACTTTCCATGAACTCCAAAATTAACGAACTTAATCAACAATTTACAGTTCCTAACTACCATTTTGTTAGAAGCGTTAGTGTTAGGAGTCAAGGGTACGTAGGTTTCGATTCACAGAAGCAAAACGTCAGGATCAAGATTATTTATATGTAAAATATTTACTGTTCCGGCCATTACTTTAATCACATCATATTAGTTTCGCGTAAACCCCAAGTATTTGAAAGGTTCATCAACATTATAGTAAATATCTGTAGTTTTACTCAAATTTACAGATCCTCAAACATATATGCATATCAGCATATGCAGTTCTTGTCTTTGCGTGCATGACAATGAAATTTTTTATTGCAGAATCAAAGCTGCTCGAAGAAAGTCCAGAAGTACGTGAATGTAATTCATTGCAGTAGGGAAATGTGtatgtgtgcgcgcgcgcgccCTCGCGTgtatctatatctatatctatatctatatctatatctatatgaCAGGTACCTCGTAGCTGGATAGAAAGAAAACAATCATAGTTGTTCATTATTCGGTGCATGGCAACCCAACCAAGCAGAGATTGGTAGCTAGTGACTACAGCACAGTTTTTCTACTGTAAATTCTGGTGGCAATCAATAATATTTGAATAGATCATCATCAGCTTGAATTATAATAACATATTAGCCACGTACTCATACCAAATGACCTAATGAATAATCCAAGCTAGCTGTTTAATTAGTTCTTTTAACCATTTGTTCATAGTCGTCGCACAGCCCCCACCTTTATAAACCTTTTATGTTTAACATACCTGCTAGAGTTTGAACATCAAAACAAAGCCAAATTGACTTTTAGTCGAATTATGACAAATGAGTTTCTTCCACTTATCTATAGCTAGCTCGATCGGGGACCCTTTTTCACTGAATCTTGCAGTGGAGCCATGGCagttatatatatagatagtaAGATAGATAGATCTAGAAGTTTTTtggctacatatatatatagcaatatAATTATTGAGTAGGTAAAATGTAAGTTCTGTTGTGCCCCATGAGAGATTTTTATATTCTGGAATCACTGGTCTTTGGGTTTCATCTGCTAGACTCGAGATTAATGGGACGTGATAACTTGTTTGAATCATTAATTTTCATTATATGGTGATGACCTACTGATGCTGACGATTACGATTAAAATCATGATTCTATCGTGGTGTGTATCGATCAAATTGATTATTCTATGTTATTTGAAATGTCCTATTTAGAGACATAATGGAATATATTCTTTACATTGTTCATGCCTGTCATTTGTATGAAAAATTTTATAATGTGTTaatgtatgacatgcatacaattgtcttaaaagtggtaaaatgagtcctcaaaatagtaatattagtcctcaaagtggtaacatgagtccttaaagtggtaaattttcttagtttaccatatgagttctcaaaatagtaatattagtcttcaaagtggtaacatgagttcttaaagtggtaaaaatagttgatatatgagaaatgttaacataccatagctttacccttaTATCATCGTAGATACTACGAGAGTTTGAACTAGTTATAATTTGGAGTCTCCACCTATTGCCGACAAATTTTGGTTTAGAAGCTTATTTCACAAGTTAAGGTATTTACAAAAGTAGTGAGAAAATAATGTACTCACCAAATTCGTTGGTTCTgacattttcttttttcattcaagatatatatatatatatataaattgattATTGTTCACCATTACATGGTTTGTATGCGATACTAATCACGTGGTATATAAATACAAAGGCTATCATTTTCAATACCTCATTATCGATCTGCATATTGGTTGAGGAGCTAGTACAACCAAAAGGTCTTCCCTCTCCATAAGCCCTTGTACTATGAAGGAAGACATGTTAGTTGGGCTGAAGAAATAATATTCAAAGCCTAGACCAAGAGATTTGATGCACAAAAGGACCTAATTTTCGCAGCAAGTTTGTATTTTACTAAACAAATGAGGAAACAAGCAGTCTAATCGTCCATTAACAAACAAGAATGGAAGTGaaagtcttcttcttcatccttaATCAACAATAGTCAAAGACAGAATTATAACAACTGTGCAGAACTTTCAAAGCCTCTAACTACCTCATTTTTTCTAGACCACCTAGATTAATAATGTTTGCTATTCTCTACTACTGTTGAGATCAACCGGTGGTGGATTCACATCAAAACATGAAGCACTTGAGAGTGTGCATCATGTCATCCACTGAAGAAAAAGCTTTTCAAATACCCAAATCATTCTGATATGGCCTTGACGACCAAAAGCAAAGAACCCCTTCTCAACTAGATGAAGTGAAAAGTTTCGAGTCTTTGACTCACCCAATATTAGGCTCAACAAACAAATATATTTGAATTCAAAAGGCCTTGAACGACTGGGAGAAAGGTTAGTGATCGAAAGTGGAGCTAGCATTTACTTCATGCATGCAAATATGGCTCCCACTTCAAATGGTCGATTTTGATTTCATGAGAAAAAACATACTGATGAAACCAGCAAGTACTTGACAGGTTGTAAGAATCCTTACGACCCATGTTTTCCAGATATTAATCATGACCTTCATAATGGAGAACTTTACAAGACTGTTATCGATTTTCTTTTGAAAGACCAAAAATTTGAGTGTTGTAGAATGATGATCGATCATATCAGTACCCCATGGCCAAGCTATGTTAACACCAGATGGAAAACAGATCAATTCAATGTTGCTGTTCAGAACTTCAGGTCATCATTCAATTACTTCATTAATTGATATATTCCAAGTGAAAAAGCAGTAAAATCTATCCAAATGAATAGGCTAGCAGGTAACATTTTAAGGAGAGTGTTGCCCGACACGGTTCAAGAAAGCATACTCCACATTTAGTCTGGTGGTtaagaacatttttttttttttttttttggtctggggTCGAGAACATTTACTCCGCCATAATAAAATCTCATCCAAATCTGACATAACTAATAGGATATAGATTTGGTGGTTCAATTCCGTTAATCCGAAGACATACTAATCCACAGCTTTGATAATTCAACCTTTTAAAAATATTGATATACAAAATTTCAGGTACAATCTTGATCAAACTCTAGCAGAAAACAAATATGACGTGCAGCCTAGAAGCCTTGACTAGAATGCTCTGGTGCTACTCCCAGCAGCCTCAATACTATAAACCTCACATCACATTAGAAGAAAAAAGGCAAAGGGAAACTAAAACAGATTCATCCATCTCAAACCTTTGTATAGATGAACTATCAACATTGGGAAAAAGAAAGTGCGCATATTTGCAATGAAACATAAAATTCAATGGCCTAAACATAGAGGGGTCTATGAGCAGCTATACATGATTAGCTAGCTATCACTACATCTTCACAGTTGCTTCTTCACTTGAGTATCTGGGAGCTCTATCTCAGTATGGTGGTGGTGGATATACTCCATACGGACCTAATTGAAAAGCAGAAAACAGATCTTCAGTATCCAATTAGTCATATTTTAGCTAGCAGCAAAAATTATGAACCACAAACAAATGAAGTTACCTTGAGGTGGAGGGTAAAACGATGAGGCTTGTGGAGGTGGTGGATATGTAGATGATGGAGGAGGAGGATAAGTTGAAGATGGTGGGTATGGTGCAGGAGGATATGCAGCTGGTGGAGGGGCACCGTACGGGGATGGGGGATATCCTCCTGGTGCGGGATTAGGTGGATACGCAGCTGGTGCTGGATTGGGTGGATATGAAGGAGTAGGTGAATACGAAGGATAGGGAGATGGAGCTGGGTAAGCTGCTGGTGGAGGTGGTGCGTACATTTGAGGTGGTGGTGCATACGCAGATGCTGGAGGGGCAGTTGAGTACATATGAGCTTGCGGTGCAGGTGGTGCTCCATAAGGTGGTGCAGATGGGGCATAGCCTGCTGCCGGTTTCTGCAGTAACCAAAGCACAGTTATTCAGTTGATATGTAATTAATAAGAATATATACAAGGACATACACCCACTTATactgtgaaaagaaagaaaaaaaagaaaaagaaatgcaaCTTACATTAGGCTTTGCACTTATATTAGGCTTCAAGTAATGCATTATAAGCCGCACTTCTCCAGCATATCTACAATGTAAACAAATTCGATGTCAGAAGCAAGCAATTTTTCTATATAAAAGATGCTCCCATTACTGATACTAATACTTAAAACTTCAGTAAAAAGAGATGCAAGTAATTTGAATGATCAATAAATGAATTAACCAATTCCTTACTTTTGTTAGGAAGGTAGGGCATGATGACAAGTAAGAGAAAAGCTTATATCATAAAACCACTCTCATCAGTCTTTCTGTTGGCTATAATCAAAATGGATGCCAGGACTGTATTTAACAAACGAACTATATTACACTTCTAATCCTAGATCCGAGCCTACCTCATGTCCCTTAAACACTGACCTGTACTACAGAAAAGATTCACTCCATCTCCTTTAACCACCCCTTTGTTTTCTTCCTATAATACATTTGTTGTAAGTAATTGACATGGCATGGCCAAACAAAGCTAGCAGTGTTGCAGTGTAAATTTGGAAGGTGTTTAGATGATGCATCCCATATGTTGACTCTGTTCCTAAACAACTGATAAACAAGACTATTCCAATCCCACTTTGGGAAGTAACAGTACCACCATGCCCAGCTTGAAAAACTACTACATCTAATGCAATCCATCACATCATGCAAAAGATAAAAGGTTTGACGCAATGCGATGTTAAAGCAACGGAAACGTAAAAGCCTACACATTTGACAAGAACAAtatagagggaaaaaaaaaagggcaaatcATGGACAAAGAGAGTTACCAAACATGCACATTTACGACATTTGTTTTCGAAGTTCGTGTAGATTACAAAGAGTTGCAAACTCAAACAACTTAATTATCCAAATGTCCTTCATAAACCTCTCACAAGATAAGAGTTGAAACTACTAAGAATTTCGCAACATCATGTATTTACCTGCCCGTTTTAGTCTGAAGTGGCCAAGTACCATCATCGTAACCCTGAGACAGAACCTTCTGAAGGTGAACTCTAAACACATTAatacacccaaaaaaaaaaaaaaaaacccaattaGAAAAGAGAACAGATTAACCAAGACTCACAATAAAGGAAAAGGGTATCTAAAACTTGTTCCACAATTGAGATATTCAAAGCAAGAAAGGTAAAACATTGACATACTTTCCCTCGCCAATAAAGTCGTCATATGTGACACTGTTGCTGTTCCAGACAGCAACATTCATCTCCCTAAGCCCTTCAATTAGAGGAATCACGAACTTCTCTTGGAATGTAGGGTTTCTACCTCCGTCTACACCATTAAAATCAACATGGCTTTCAGTCCAGTTCGAGTCCAAATTCGGATCTGAACCTTTAAAATTaaacccccaaaaaaaaaaacaaacccagaTATAAAAACCAAAACTTTATCAAAAATCTCCATCAAACTACAAACAattaaaataccaaaaaaaaataaataaaataaataaataaataaataccaGTATGCGTTCTTGTTCTGTGCTTGGAGTTAGCATATTCAACACAAACGTAGGGATCTTGCCGCGAAATCCATTCTGTATCTTTCAACTTATTGCACCCAACAACttgaaaacccaaatcagaaaactcaaaattagagaaaaataaaccaaacccagaaaagaTGAAAGACGACCCAGTAGAGAAAACGCACCAGTGACCTCAAGAAGCTGGCCTTGAATACCACCAGAAACCGACATGGGAAAAGAGGAGTAAGGAGACGGAGACGGAGACGAAGAAGACTGGGTTGGAAATTGATAATATGACATGTGGAAACGTGATCTCTGTTACAAAAAAAAGGTTAGAGACCTTT is a genomic window containing:
- the LOC133739753 gene encoding proline-rich extensin-like protein EPR1 isoform X2, which codes for MSYYQFPTQSSSSPSPSPYSSFPMSVSGGIQGQLLEVTVVGCNKLKDTEWISRQDPYVCVEYANSKHRTRTHTDGGRNPTFQEKFVIPLIEGLREMNVAVWNSNSVTYDDFIGEGKVHLQKVLSQGYDDGTWPLQTKTGRYAGEVRLIMHYLKPNISAKPNKPAAGYAPSAPPYGAPPAPQAHMYSTAPPASAYAPPPQMYAPPPPAAYPAPSPYPSYSPTPSYPPNPAPAAYPPNPAPGGYPPSPYGAPPPAAYPPAPYPPSSTYPPPPSSTYPPPPQASSFYPPPQGPYGVYPPPPY
- the LOC133740425 gene encoding cyclin-D3-1 — translated: MAMNQNEPQNEQSNSFLLDDALFCGEEKWEEEDEVSEVYNGDDDEISNNNDDIINGKTQKNPSLFPLFLLEQDLFWEDEELLSLFSKEQQQPETHLNDAVLVARRREAVQWMLKVNAHYGFTALTAILAVNYFDRFISSVHFQRDKPWMVQLVSVACISLAAKVEETQVPLLLDLQVEDTKYVFEAKTVQRMELLVLSTLQWRMHPVTPISFLDHIIRRLGLKTSLHWEFLKRCESLLLSLVLDSRCIGYLPSVLATATMMRVIDLVEPCKAVEYQTQLLGVLKISKEKVNDCYTLILEMSNYGCKNNPLKRKHAQIPGSPSGVIDAYFSSESSNDSWAAGSSVSSSPEPQFKKIKAEASSLHRLLGIVGSP
- the LOC133739753 gene encoding proline-rich extensin-like protein EPR1 isoform X1, with protein sequence MSYYQFPTQSSSSPSPSPYSSFPMSVSGGIQGQLLEVTVVGCNKLKDTEWISRQDPYVCVEYANSKHRTRTHTGSDPNLDSNWTESHVDFNGVDGGRNPTFQEKFVIPLIEGLREMNVAVWNSNSVTYDDFIGEGKVHLQKVLSQGYDDGTWPLQTKTGRYAGEVRLIMHYLKPNISAKPNKPAAGYAPSAPPYGAPPAPQAHMYSTAPPASAYAPPPQMYAPPPPAAYPAPSPYPSYSPTPSYPPNPAPAAYPPNPAPGGYPPSPYGAPPPAAYPPAPYPPSSTYPPPPSSTYPPPPQASSFYPPPQGPYGVYPPPPY